DNA sequence from the Glycine soja cultivar W05 chromosome 18, ASM419377v2, whole genome shotgun sequence genome:
AGTTAGTCACATTCAAatctataagaaaaaaaattaggatttcGACAATTGAGAAACTGTTGGAGTGAATGAGGGTTTGAAAGAGGAATATAACATGctgcaatattatttttaagaaaatacaatataatttacTCTTAAATCTACTTGACAAACTATTTTAGTAacttataaattagtttaacCAAATGCAAGCTTTAACAGTTTCGAacttattttcaaaaactatttcAACTAACATAGCTTATAAGTTCTtaggatttttctttttcaatttttatcctCACCAGTTCACTTGAAAATCctattttacccttttttatattttagaaacattttattttattttattttatatgatcacACTTGGAAAAGATTAAtacactaatttttaaaatagtacaTACATATAGTTATAATCAAAGAACTAAATacgttcttttattttattttatatttattagctaattattagttaatatctTCTTAAACTTTCAATTCAATTGGATAgattttaaattgttaattttttagctTATAACTTCTTATAAATTTTTGGTTAACTTATAAGTTAGTGACatactaaaaatattgaaaattaccAAACAACTCATTATATTGTTATTTCCACGAATTAGGCTTTTCTAAAACTACAAATGAAGGATAAAACATGTAATTGTGATTCCTTATGAGAACATTCACCATTGATATTCCAATATATTCATGATTTATTATGAATGCCACGTAacattaacaatttattttctcatcaataattaattacttcCTTGGATTTAGCTCCTCTAAAacaggtttttttttataacaaacacCTCATACTATTTCATCATAAATGATTagatagatataattttttgggATGAAGTTAAAAACATGTTTACAAGCATAAGATTTAGACACCTTGTTAGGCAAtagatgaatttgatttttctacTGACCTTTTGATCTTTTTCATGTCGTCTGCCGTGCACAACAattgtattaatatttaataatgatatttaattttaaaaatcataaaaactatataaaaacataaaaaaaattaaatccaacAATGGATAATGCCAAAGACTTTACAATAAAGTTTTCTAAGACACAAAGATGGACATTACAACCCCTGAGATTGTtgccaaatttattatttatgaaattcttCGACTCAAATGTAATATTATCCAACTTAAAGTCTGTCACCTAAAAATAGCTGAATGTAAAGCTAGAGGAGGTAGCCCTCGAAAATGGGTTGTCATACCTATGAAACTCCTATAAAACAAGTTATTATATTCTAATGCAAGTAATatcatttgttaatttttcattaacaaaATTACTTACTTTATCTTCTAGAATGAATTGTTCAATTTAAATACGTTAAATCCTAATTACTTTACCTTCTAAAATGAATTACTCACTTTAAAGAAGTTAAATTATCCTTTAACAGTTTAATATTACTCGCattagaatataaataaaagggTGGGTATGTTTGTTGatgatatctttattttataccCGTACAACATGCATCATACCAATTTGACTAAGTTAGAGCATctccaataataaatttttaaacttgGGGACTGTGTGGATTatctgaaaatataaattagaaaaaactaatatatttatcataaattagtACCACTACAAATTTATCTAATAACACCCGTGCAATTGTGTACCAagaatgttattattttaaaatttagactaaattaaatcatactttattttaatttatcacaataatattatttttaaattaaaattaaaatgtactaGTCATTATTAATATAGTTTATTATCGCAGTTTTTTGAAATTCTAATACATtctattattttagaaaatcttattattaaaaataatatcatactattattttggtatttaaatcaaaataaatattattttagtatgtTTTTAAACTATATTATTGGTAAGAAATATGGTTtggttttattaattattataattttcattaaagaACCTGTTTAGtaagttactttttttatttatttataaaatttgaacatgAGTTACTTAAGAAAATCGAATCTACTATCATTCAAACCAAcaatttattaatgttttagtttaattttaaaaaatatacataaatattttatataaaaagatgcactaattaaattaaaatgtgattATAAATTGGATTCCTCctcacttataaaaaaaaattcgttAAAAAAGGTCAAGCTCctaaaataaatcttaatattACTATATTAGTAATTAGTGATTCACTCTCGGATATGGAAattgacaaaaaagaaaatgttagttTACAGGTGAAATCCTAGCCAACCCTAACCAATTGGTTCCACTGCAATGAAATTTATACTCTTTAGTCTTTCCACGTGGCCTTCACTTAGCAAGACACTGTACTAACGAGCCAGACCCGTAACCGCAGAGAAACCTGTATCAGAATTACGCGACCCGTTACCCGAAACCCGACCGCAACTGATAACCCGACCCGTAATAGGAAACCCGACCCGTCACCATCttctttgttggttttgtttttttttttttttttttttttcaaaggctCAAATGCAAAAAACACTGCAAACCCTAAAAATTGAAGCTCCGTTTTTTGCTCACAGCGCGCCACAAACCGTTTGTTGAATCGAAATTCGAATAGCGAATCAAATGGGGAAGAGAAAAGAGCGTCGCCGCCTCGCCGCTCTCGGCAACGCCGGTCGCAGAGTCAAACTCGATCTTTTCGCGGAACCCTCTGGTATCCACTACCTTTGGTTCCTTTAACctcttttttgcttttgtttttaatttgtcttttttttgtgattaatttttcCTATTGCTTCGAATTCAGAAACCTTGATTCTGGCACATATCTTTGCTgcttatggattttttttttgttatatttgtattatttttgctTTATAGGGTTTGCCATATTATGTTGAAGTTTTGTGGAGAATGACAGTAATATGATTTGTATGTGAATTTGTTAATTTGGTACTACGAGACTTATCGAATAATAAATAACTTACGGTTTCAATGACTCTTATGATGTTATATCCCATATTCTATTATTTtgctttctacttttttttttcttcatattttgttAAAAGTTTATTGGAAGTGATAGTAATATGATTTGTAtgtgaatttattaatttaatattttggtaCTTATCGAATCAAATAATATATGCGTATTGCACTGACTCTTATCtcatattgtattatttttgcTTTCTGGGTCTTTTTGCCCATGTGTTTTTCACAATTGAATGTGTGTGTTGTtacatattatttatcttttgatgCTTTTGTCTTGGGCAAATAAAAGTTTTGAGTTTTCTCATTTGGGCAGAGTTACTTACCATCGGGGTTGTTTATACTTATAGTTTATATCTAAGTATTATGTATTTGTCTTTAAAATAATTGGTGTGTGCAATGCTAAAGAATGTGCTAATGAGTAATGACTTGTGGAGCCTGTGCGTAAGACATGTTTTTAGATTGGTGTTTTGAAACTCTATGCTTTTGAGTGTTCAGTGTATTGCACCTGTCATAAAGGATGCCTGGGAATTCTTAGCGGAACAAATTATGGAAGTGGTTTTTGATCCATTTTGGTTACTTgccatgtttttaattttacaccTTTCCAGGAGAGTTGGGTGGCTCCACTCTACATGGTGATGCTGGAGGAGATACTGATTCTCAACATCGTGATGGGTCACCCAATTCACCCTCTTCTTCAGGTGGGTTCTGTCAGTTTTCTCAAAAGGACTATATTTAGAGGACTTGAGTGCTCAACATTAAATTGGTGGAAATATGGAACTATATATACAAGACATGTTTTGTTGTTTGCCCCAAGAAAATGTTCTCAGACTGTTGGGCTTCCGTGGTCTTGGGAACATTCATTTCAGATGAGGTCGGCCTTGCCAAATTGAAATATGAATGACTCCTAATCGTTTTCCTCCCCTTTTGGCTGCATCAAGGGATTACTGAGGTTCAGACGGTAGAAAGTTTTATCGGTTCGTATGTTTCTGGCTTGATTTGCTTAATGGCTTACTGACATTTCCCATCTGTAACAGGTGACAAGATGATACAAGCTAAAATGCTTGTGAATCTATTTTTTCATCCTTAAGTTGCTTTTTGTCTTTCTTGTCAATTGTAGCTCTCTTTTTTTAAGTAGTTTTTAAATCCTTTTggcattctttttttaatattcttgctATTGCATGGTCAATAAGCCAACATTTATGTAGTTTCTAACATGCTGGCATCTTGTCTTCAGGTCAACAACCACAGAATCCCCTGCTGTTACTTGGGCAATATAGTGATGATGAAGGGGATGCCGGATCAAGCAAAGGGCTTAATGATGCAAATGTGCAAAGTCCCATGCTTAATGAAGAGGTATTCTACTACCTTCATTTGCATTCTAAGTCAAAACTTTGGTTTTGTCATACCAAATATGTATCTGAGCTTCATATCTGTGGTTGGCCTTGTATGGTGCTTAAATTGATATTCTTGATCTGTTGATCTTAATAATTTTCCTAATTGATTCTCTTATGGTGAGGAGGGTATGCCAATATTGGGCCTGGTTCAATGTTAGTATATTGTTTGAATTCCCCTAGGCGTATATTTGATGGATTAAGCACAATATACTCAGGTTATTTGAGAGAGCGATTTCCTGTCTTCCTGATGgatataaattatgatttttatgtGTCTCTATCATTTGTTAGCAAATAGTTTCCTTTGCTTGAGGTCCCCTTTTCTGATGCTgtaatataacaatttttatttttattattagggGCTTATGATTTGCAACAATTTATGAGTACTTCTTTAGATTGGAATTCTGTTTACCATAACTGGTTCCTAATATCATACGATATTCATATTTATCTAGCACTCTCTAGAAGTATTAGCTATGTGTACTCATTTTGtatttcattgcattatttgATATATAGGGTAAGGGTATATTCCTGTGCCACTCACGACAATTTTAGGAAATATTGTCTGTGGAATAGGTGTATGGTACTTCTTTCTACAAAGAATAAGCTATGTTTTTATGTGCTATTTATACTTTTTactgttttatttttgtcagaCTAAGGGTGTACATGATGAAGGAtccaaagatttggacatcagTGTCCCAGTAGATCTTGTTGCTCAGAGTAATGGACTGCAAAATACAATACAAAATTCTGCTTCACTTGATGTTGCATACagtgaaagaaatgaaagcGATGGTGCTGCTGGTAGTTTGCAAAATGAAATGATTTCCAAAGATCAAATATATGTTTCTGAAAGTTATGATGAACAAGTTGTCACTGATGTTggtttggggtggaagatggtGATGCACGAGGAAAGTCAACGGTGTTATTACTGGAACATTGAAACTGGGGAAACTTCATGGGAAGTGCCCCAGGTCTTGGCTCATGCGGATCAGTTGGCTAATGACTCAATACCTCATGCTTTTGTCAATGATAAAACAAAGAGTGCTGCTGTTGGTGATAATTCCAATGTGCTCTCCGCGGTGATGCAGGACACTTCTTCTGCTTTCATAATTGACTGTTCGCTGGAAGCCACAGTGGCTTCTCATAAAGAATTGTATGGTTACGGGTCCCAAATTAATGGTGGTAGTGTTGAATGTACAAATCAGAATCAAGGTTCTGATGTTAATGGAAATGAATTGACAAGAAATGATGGTCATATGAGTTTATCTGATAAGGGACACCATTCATCTGTTTCCAAGTTTGGTGTTGAAGAACAGCAATTGGACATTGTTTTTCCTTCTCGTCTTGTCGAACAAAGTGAGAGTTTGTTAGAGAGGCTGAAATCATTGAAAAAGTAAGTATCTAATTTTAGCTTCTCTGCATCATTTATTTGCAgtattttgtttgattatttatttcataGTGTGAAAAGCTTATATCTTCCAGTTCCAGATTTAACTAACAGAATACTACACAGGTCAAAGGACAATCTGCAAGGCCAAGACTTCTTGTCAAAGTACATGCTAGAGATTGAGATTAGGCTCTCTGATATTAGGTCTCTTGCATCATATGGATCATCTTTGCTTCCATTCTGGGAGCATTCTGACAGAAAGATAAAATTGCTTGAAAGTTTGATCactgatgatttgatgcaaactGGTAATTCTTCACATGATGAAGTTGAGGATGTTGAGGATAAACTTGTCCCTGTCTCTGAAGAATTGGCTGACCAACTGAATGGCATGGGACATGAGTCCGAGGTAGATAATAATAAGAACAAAGGGAGCCTTCTTACTTGTGATGTTTCTAATGAATCTCAGGTTGATGCTTCGGCTGCAGTTCTAGAAGATATCAACAATAATATTTCTGCCAATGGTCAGCATGTTCCATTGTCTAGTTCTCCTGGTAGTCATATGGAAACAGATGTAGAAATTAATTCAAAGGTTGAAGCAATTATAAATCCTCAGGAACCAATTCATAAACATGGGTATAATGTTGGGGAAGATGTTGATATGGATGTGGACATGGAAGTCGAAGATATGAATTCCTCAGGCAATACTACTGTCATCGATGTACCTGTTGCAAACGATTCCGTGCACACAGATCAACTGGTTCAGTTGAATCCACCTGTTGACTACCATTCTGTGTTGCCTGAGGAGGGTGAATTTGTTCCTCCTCCTCCAGATGATGAATGGATTCCTCCTCCACCCCCTGATAATGAGCATGtgcctccaccaccaccgccagaCAATGATCAGGTGCCCCCTCCACCTGGTGACCCACTAGCACCTTCTTATAGTGTTCTCCCATCTTACGCAGAGACAGGGCAGCCCCTTTCTTATGCTCAATATAGTCTATATCCTGGTGTTGCTGCTGAATATTATGGGCAGACAGCTGCTGAAGTCCCAAGCAGTAATATATATGGACAAATTGCTATGCCACCTGCACAGATCTACTATAATACTGCAGTTCCTAACATTTATAGTGAAAATCCTCAAGTTATGATCAATCCAACTGGCACTGTTGCTTATTATGAGGTTCAAGATGGTATGTTTATATTGGTACCATATTGGTAGTTAgtgaattattttctattttttattgcaGTAAATATTCTTATCTGACTTGGTTCTttcagcattttttttataaattaatctgAGTTTTTAAATTTACCAGGAGCTGGTTCAAAGTCCATACCTGCTATCAATATTAATGATTCTGGTGTTGGTGGGGCTGACTGGGCATCTTGTGATTCTCCGTCCACCTCATCTAGCATCCATGCGCCTGCAACTGTTTCAGTTGACGAAGGTGTCTCATTGCCTCCTGCTACTGCCAAATCTGCTGCAGAAAACAACACATCATCATTAGTTCCTAAAGCCCAAACAAAAGGTACAGATACTGAACAAGTCTACTGTTACTGATTGGGTGATCCTGTTTTAAACTTAGCTGCTTGTAAAGTTGAGGATTGTTGCAACCTAGGGGTTCTTAAACTCATTCCTAGGTTGTTAGGCATTATGTTTCCAGAATTGATCATATTTACTTACAATTTGAACCTTCTATttcaaacccccccccccccccccccaaaccacaaaaaaacaaacttcTTTTGCCGTTCTTGTGATGGGCTTATCCAGTCATATTAGTGGTTTATTTGTCAGCATGCCTTTCCAAGTTTCCATacactttctttttaaattgattataattaggtatttttttttacaaatatttgcATACACTTTCTTCCTACTTGCTTTTATTTGTTCATccatgaaaatttgaaatgtaTTTGTTGAATGCTGTTCATGCCCCTTGTGAGCTACTTAGCTGCATGATAAATAGCTATCCTGTCATTTATGATTACTTACCTTTCCCCTCCTTGTTCTCAGTTGCACGCAATAGGAAACGAGCAGTTGCAGTTGGATCCTCATTAAAATCTAATAAGAAGGTTTCAAGTTTAGTAGATAAGGCAAgtttttttacaacaaaaagtatttatgttttcttgatattttttagattttataccCTGGATTACTTCCTCTTCAACGTGAAATTGATCTGTAGAtgtttattgattattagtGGAAGGCAGCTAAAGAGGAGTTGctcgaagaagaggaagaaccTGATAGTGTGTTTGAGGTCTTAGAAAGAAAGCGTCAAAGGGAAATAGAGGTTTGCATGTGTAACTTACTTTCATAAAACATTGCAGTCTTCCAAATTTTTGTTTCTCAAATTCCTTTGATTTTAGGAGTGGCATGCCAAGCAAATTGCAAGTGGAGAGGCCAAAGATAATGCTAATTTTCAGCCTCTAGTTGGTGATTGGTATGGGACTCCAGAAACCTTTAATTTCACATCCACCCATTGTCCTGCTTACACacaataatgagattttttgttttattcaggCGAGAGAAGGTCAAACGCAGGAGAGCACAAGCAGCAAAAGAATCTGTTAGTACACCGCAAGATGCAATTGAGCATAACCAGCAGCAACACGATCTGAGTGAACACTCTAAGGGTCTCCCAACTAATTGGCAGGTGTGTTTTCAGGGttcttccctttttttaaaacaaggaAATCTAATGTAGTGTATTTAGTTTGTGAAATGCTGCTATGTCTGCTGTTgtcaattttaatcaaaatttattagggTAAAATTTGATTCGAGGAGGATGGGTTGAAAGCATTTTTGAATGCActtatatttcttcttctttaacaGAGCTAACTTGTTatcactttcttttttaatgttCCTTTTGTAAACTTGTATCCATTTTTGCCTTTGTACCCTTCagagtttcttttattttctcaataCTAATCACAAATTAATCAGTGCTGTGTTGTATGCAACAAGGTGGTAGGTGTTGAATGTTTAGCTTAACAGCAGTTCAACAATATTCATGTTCGATATATGGTTGTACGTGTTTTGAAACTGTGAAATTGGTTCATAAAGATGTTATATGATGACATTTTGATCTCatattcatttcaatttttactTGGCTTTCAGGCTTACTGGGATGATAGCACAAAGCAGGTTTATTATGGTAACACTATAACGTCCGAGACAACATGGACTAGGCCAACAAGATGAGCAGTGATCATGCATGGACAGCTACACAGTCTAACATAAGAAGGGTTTTGAtgcttaaaatattttcttttttcctcgtATTATGTTACACGGGGTTTTAACTAGTTCCTGGAGGGCTTACTAGAAAACCATGATGCTTTTGTTTGATTTCTTCCTGCCTTTTTGGTTTATTTCGACCgcacatttttttgttttggagggGGGAGGCGGGGTCAGAATAGCACCATGgtaaatagttattttgtacAAAGATTTGTGTATAATAATCCAAAGGAAAGGATTTTAATAACAGAAAAATGCATATAAGACCTAGTCACTAACGAGAAGTATTGGAATCTCATGTAAGAACTGAACTGAATCAGCCTGTTGAACAGGAACTGGTCCGGATGGCGCTTGGAACCGGACATCATACAAAATTAGTGAACTGCTCAGAACTGGTGCTTCACCGTTTGTAGCAGTTCCTAGAAAAGACTTTCTTTGCAAATTCCCAAAACTATGTCCTCATAATTGTGCCCTTCTATTATCCAGGAACAATTTGTTAAGATAACTCAACTTCAAACAACTAGTCGTGGTGCAGTTCGATCTGTCTTCCCACtgtataaaaaaggaaaaagtatgGAACAAGGGggttaaaaagaaaatggtgggacccattttaattaatgtatcATTGGAGGTAAACATGCCTtcagtttttttaagaaaacgcTCAAATGGGGCTTACCAAGTTTCAAATAAGCAAACTCCAATAGAGTCTTTGCATTGGAGATGTTCCAAGTGCGAGGACAAAGAGTGAAAATCGAAATAATTTATGTGAGCTTGTGAGGCTTTGTTGAAAATGTATGAGTTGGTGTAGATTGACCTGTCTTTCCATCATAAAAGGAAAATGGAAGAGTCTGGAACAAGtgggtaaaaaagaaaatgacagtTTTGTGCACAAGTGACAAACGAGACCCATTTTAATTAATGTACACCATTGGAGGTAAAAATGTCTCGAGCTTCTTATAAGTACACGTTTTGAATAAGCAACTCCAATAGAGTCTTTGCATTGGAGATGCTCTCTAAGTGCAAAATTGCAAATGCTATTTCCTAGTTGTGGTGTGACTCGTGTCCATTatagatgtatttttttttcttatcttcatTTTAAGTGCCTACATTACTCCCACTTTCACACTACTTCCTATCTCTCCTGTATTTGAATTGAATACTGCAACAAATACTTGCACTGTAAAATCTATTATTGCCTCAATCAAATTTTGACGTGTGAATATTATAGACTTGATAAAAattgttatgcatttttttaatatgttctttatctttcatattaattagactatctcatttataattcttttttattttctcattccTTAATAAATGATGAATGatataataggaaaaaaaatatttaatactttattGAAATGTAATATGACAATCAAAACgagacaatatttttttactaaaaaagtcAAACAAAATAGGATGGAAAGAGTAACATCTATTCGTTTGAGATTTAACTAAATGTGAGGAAATTCTTTCCTAGAATTTTGTCATTAGAGGCTAAATTAAAACAATGCAATTTTTTCCATGCACACATCTTTATGATTATgcttgtaaaaaattatataaattgaatattcaaatatatttatacccaatatttacttttatatatatatatatatatggaatgtATCTTATGAAAATCATTTTCGTAAGCAAAATGAAAAATTCACTCAAGTAATGATCATTGTTTTCACTTTCAcggttattattatcatttttgttgTCATTGTCACTATTGGTGACAACAATAATGACAATAGTGATCAAGTGATTCACTACTATCatcattttaacaaatttttaagtgagttttttaatcttaatattttatttaaacttaagaATTGATGTTGATTATTCTCATTCTCCACTTGAAAACTCATTTTCATATAATACGTTGTATTttcataattactaataaaaagAATAGCATATTTCAAACCTAGCCACAAGGTCAAAGCAAGGCCAATCTTGTGCTAGTTCAGAGGGCTGATGGCCCAGAGTCCAAGGTCAAAAGAAGCCCCGAAAAATTAAGGAAGTTTATAAAttgtgtaatatattttttgaattagtttacattattttcataaattgattgaatttacTATGTCACCTCATTTCTCATATTATCTGACTTAAAATATgatgtgaaaaaataataaacacaaacttaaatttaaatggttaagcaaattaaaattataatatagtatattgataaataataaaagtatgtAAGCTTTAATATAGAATTATGATACTTTGTCATAGACGATAGGATTGAAACAAGAGAATTTTTTTAGGAGGCTAagtataaaagttaaattaaaaccatagtttaaattaatatattaaatttacctaacaattaaaaaattcataataattgatcacatattacaa
Encoded proteins:
- the LOC114397509 gene encoding uncharacterized protein LOC114397509 isoform X1, encoding MGKRKERRRLAALGNAGRRVKLDLFAEPSGELGGSTLHGDAGGDTDSQHRDGSPNSPSSSGQQPQNPLLLLGQYSDDEGDAGSSKGLNDANVQSPMLNEETKGVHDEGSKDLDISVPVDLVAQSNGLQNTIQNSASLDVAYSERNESDGAAGSLQNEMISKDQIYVSESYDEQVVTDVGLGWKMVMHEESQRCYYWNIETGETSWEVPQVLAHADQLANDSIPHAFVNDKTKSAAVGDNSNVLSAVMQDTSSAFIIDCSLEATVASHKELYGYGSQINGGSVECTNQNQGSDVNGNELTRNDGHMSLSDKGHHSSVSKFGVEEQQLDIVFPSRLVEQSESLLERLKSLKKSKDNLQGQDFLSKYMLEIEIRLSDIRSLASYGSSLLPFWEHSDRKIKLLESLITDDLMQTGNSSHDEVEDVEDKLVPVSEELADQLNGMGHESEVDNNKNKGSLLTCDVSNESQVDASAAVLEDINNNISANGQHVPLSSSPGSHMETDVEINSKVEAIINPQEPIHKHGYNVGEDVDMDVDMEVEDMNSSGNTTVIDVPVANDSVHTDQLVQLNPPVDYHSVLPEEGEFVPPPPDDEWIPPPPPDNEHVPPPPPPDNDQVPPPPGDPLAPSYSVLPSYAETGQPLSYAQYSLYPGVAAEYYGQTAAEVPSSNIYGQIAMPPAQIYYNTAVPNIYSENPQVMINPTGTVAYYEVQDGAGSKSIPAININDSGVGGADWASCDSPSTSSSIHAPATVSVDEGVSLPPATAKSAAENNTSSLVPKAQTKVARNRKRAVAVGSSLKSNKKVSSLVDKWKAAKEELLEEEEEPDSVFEVLERKRQREIEEWHAKQIASGEAKDNANFQPLVGDWREKVKRRRAQAAKESVSTPQDAIEHNQQQHDLSEHSKGLPTNWQAYWDDSTKQVYYGNTITSETTWTRPTR
- the LOC114397509 gene encoding uncharacterized protein LOC114397509 isoform X2 yields the protein MLNEETKGVHDEGSKDLDISVPVDLVAQSNGLQNTIQNSASLDVAYSERNESDGAAGSLQNEMISKDQIYVSESYDEQVVTDVGLGWKMVMHEESQRCYYWNIETGETSWEVPQVLAHADQLANDSIPHAFVNDKTKSAAVGDNSNVLSAVMQDTSSAFIIDCSLEATVASHKELYGYGSQINGGSVECTNQNQGSDVNGNELTRNDGHMSLSDKGHHSSVSKFGVEEQQLDIVFPSRLVEQSESLLERLKSLKKSKDNLQGQDFLSKYMLEIEIRLSDIRSLASYGSSLLPFWEHSDRKIKLLESLITDDLMQTGNSSHDEVEDVEDKLVPVSEELADQLNGMGHESEVDNNKNKGSLLTCDVSNESQVDASAAVLEDINNNISANGQHVPLSSSPGSHMETDVEINSKVEAIINPQEPIHKHGYNVGEDVDMDVDMEVEDMNSSGNTTVIDVPVANDSVHTDQLVQLNPPVDYHSVLPEEGEFVPPPPDDEWIPPPPPDNEHVPPPPPPDNDQVPPPPGDPLAPSYSVLPSYAETGQPLSYAQYSLYPGVAAEYYGQTAAEVPSSNIYGQIAMPPAQIYYNTAVPNIYSENPQVMINPTGTVAYYEVQDGAGSKSIPAININDSGVGGADWASCDSPSTSSSIHAPATVSVDEGVSLPPATAKSAAENNTSSLVPKAQTKVARNRKRAVAVGSSLKSNKKVSSLVDKWKAAKEELLEEEEEPDSVFEVLERKRQREIEEWHAKQIASGEAKDNANFQPLVGDWREKVKRRRAQAAKESVSTPQDAIEHNQQQHDLSEHSKGLPTNWQAYWDDSTKQVYYGNTITSETTWTRPTR